One genomic window of Clostridium taeniosporum includes the following:
- a CDS encoding sulfide/dihydroorotate dehydrogenase-like FAD/NAD-binding protein yields MRKEPRDCIDAGTEYCPCKLAETGECLICSQLQGECFCDCLNWKGVCIYQELFNNGNKAKEGRKTYNCLIKDIINFNNEVVMIKFEAPHKLALDLVKPGSYIFISQNENKYFDIPISIMESDIETNILTILIEIRGIKTKGILDLKAEENITIRGPYWNGVFGIKNINAQKEGKSLVLARGIGVAPMMPVIRKLLSQDNEVKVVVDKTPLKDNFSKELLSKYSLDINENELLDKGKLSDHCKVIIKEALKDGVNYIHIAGADIFTYEVIEYLDELDRKDVLLSCCNNFKMCCGEGICGACTARFSGHRVRRFCKEQADPRSIFEGRRFI; encoded by the coding sequence ATGAGAAAAGAACCAAGAGATTGTATAGATGCTGGTACTGAATATTGTCCTTGCAAATTAGCAGAAACTGGTGAATGTTTGATATGTTCTCAGTTACAAGGGGAATGTTTTTGTGATTGTTTGAATTGGAAAGGAGTTTGCATATATCAAGAATTGTTTAATAATGGAAACAAGGCAAAGGAGGGTCGTAAAACCTATAATTGTCTAATTAAAGATATAATTAATTTTAATAATGAAGTTGTCATGATTAAATTTGAAGCACCTCATAAACTAGCTTTAGATTTGGTTAAACCAGGAAGTTATATATTTATAAGTCAAAATGAAAATAAATATTTTGATATACCTATTTCTATTATGGAGTCTGATATAGAAACAAATATATTAACAATATTAATAGAAATTAGAGGAATAAAAACAAAAGGCATTTTAGATTTAAAAGCAGAAGAAAACATAACTATTAGAGGTCCTTATTGGAACGGAGTTTTTGGGATCAAAAATATAAACGCTCAAAAAGAAGGTAAATCATTAGTATTAGCAAGAGGTATAGGGGTAGCTCCAATGATGCCAGTTATAAGAAAATTACTTTCTCAAGACAATGAAGTAAAAGTTGTTGTGGATAAAACACCACTTAAAGATAATTTTTCTAAAGAATTATTATCAAAATATTCTTTGGATATAAATGAAAATGAATTACTTGATAAAGGAAAACTTTCTGATCATTGCAAGGTTATTATAAAAGAAGCTTTGAAAGATGGAGTTAATTATATTCATATAGCTGGAGCTGATATTTTTACTTATGAAGTTATTGAATATTTAGATGAGTTAGATAGAAAAGATGTTTTGCTATCTTGTTGCAATAATTTTAAAATGTGTTGTGGTGAAGGAATTTGTGGAGCATGTACAGCAAGATTCTCTGGTCATAGAGTAAGAAGATTTTGTAAGGAGCAAGCTGATCCAAGAAGTATATTTGAAGGGAGAAGATTTATATGA
- a CDS encoding FAD-dependent oxidoreductase: protein MKVIIIGGGWAGCAAAISSKKAGADVVVIEKTDLLLGLGNVGGIMRNNGRYTASEELIALGGGDLIKITDRVSTHRNIDFPGHKHATLYNVNLIEGEVRKHLISLGIEILTESRVNDVNFDGSKIHGVYLSDGTYIEGDVFIETTGTTGPMGNCLRYGNGCSMCILRCPAFGPRISISQRCGVADIQGERDDDVLGAFSGSCKLAKESLSEDIRNKLDKDGVVVLQIPKEDINYGKLSTKVCQQYALKEFAENVVLLDTGHAKLMTTYYPLEKLRKIKGLEYAKYVDPYAGSKGNSIRYLSVAPRTNDLKVVGVDNLFCAGEKSGLFVGHTEAICTGTLAGHNAVRLIMGMPLLILPSSIVVGDIISFANEKANTREGRKNRYTFAGAGYFKRMQELGLYTTNINEINERVKKVNLDNIFEQKLC, encoded by the coding sequence ATGAAGGTTATTATCATTGGAGGAGGCTGGGCTGGATGTGCAGCAGCAATTAGTAGTAAAAAAGCAGGAGCCGATGTTGTTGTAATAGAAAAAACAGATCTTCTATTAGGTTTAGGTAACGTTGGTGGAATAATGCGAAACAATGGAAGATACACAGCATCAGAAGAACTTATTGCCTTAGGTGGTGGCGATTTAATTAAAATTACAGATAGAGTATCTACCCATAGAAATATAGATTTTCCAGGCCATAAACATGCTACTTTATACAATGTAAATCTTATAGAAGGTGAAGTAAGAAAGCATTTAATTTCATTAGGAATAGAAATTTTAACAGAAAGTAGAGTTAATGATGTTAATTTTGATGGAAGTAAAATTCATGGTGTTTATTTAAGTGATGGAACTTATATTGAAGGTGATGTTTTTATAGAAACAACAGGAACAACAGGACCTATGGGAAATTGTTTACGTTATGGCAATGGTTGTTCAATGTGTATTTTAAGATGTCCGGCATTTGGTCCTAGAATTAGTATTAGTCAAAGATGTGGCGTAGCTGATATTCAAGGTGAACGAGATGATGATGTATTAGGAGCATTTTCTGGATCTTGTAAATTAGCTAAAGAAAGTTTATCAGAAGATATTAGAAATAAGTTAGATAAAGATGGTGTTGTAGTATTACAAATTCCTAAAGAAGATATTAACTATGGAAAGCTAAGCACTAAAGTTTGTCAACAATATGCATTAAAAGAATTTGCGGAAAACGTAGTCCTTCTTGATACTGGACATGCAAAACTTATGACTACTTATTATCCTCTTGAAAAGCTAAGAAAAATAAAAGGATTAGAATATGCTAAATATGTTGATCCCTATGCAGGTAGTAAAGGAAATTCCATTAGATATTTATCAGTAGCACCTAGAACTAATGATTTAAAAGTTGTTGGAGTAGATAATTTATTCTGCGCTGGAGAAAAAAGTGGGCTTTTTGTTGGTCATACAGAAGCGATTTGTACTGGAACATTAGCGGGACATAATGCAGTAAGACTTATTATGGGTATGCCACTTTTAATATTACCTTCTTCTATTGTTGTAGGTGATATTATAAGTTTTGCAAATGAAAAAGCTAATACACGAGAAGGCAGAAAAAACAGATATACTTTTGCTGGAGCTGGTTATTTTAAGAGAATGCAAGAATTGGGTTTATATACAACTAATATTAATGAAATAAATGAACGTGTTAAAAAGGTTAATTTAGATAATATATTTGAGCAGAAATTATGTTAA
- a CDS encoding D-alanyl-D-alanine carboxypeptidase family protein, translating into MRKNIKNNIVITMLLSIMFFQLFSKIALADSKSKDKFRVNARCAIALDRDSKEVLFEQNAYEIVPMASTTKILTAIIAIEQGDLDRKVTISKKAASIRGSKVHYKAGEEISLKELTFGLMFKSGNDAAIAIAEALGGSVEGFAKIMNHYATGVGIVDSHFESPHGLDSNSHYSSAYDLAILTAKGMEYDLFREIVGSKKISKEKYNFTRDYNNINKILWLIPEANGVKTGYTGGAGKCLVSSVNHEGKDIIIVVLNCPDRWAQTQKIYNHILETVAFENHNIKELVYKN; encoded by the coding sequence ATGAGAAAAAATATTAAAAATAACATAGTAATAACAATGTTACTAAGCATTATGTTTTTTCAACTCTTCTCAAAAATTGCTTTAGCAGATAGCAAATCAAAAGATAAATTTAGAGTGAATGCAAGATGTGCTATAGCATTAGATAGAGATTCTAAAGAAGTACTTTTTGAACAAAATGCATATGAAATAGTACCTATGGCAAGTACAACTAAAATACTTACAGCTATTATTGCTATTGAACAAGGAGATTTAGATAGAAAAGTAACTATAAGCAAAAAAGCAGCTTCAATAAGAGGATCAAAAGTTCATTATAAAGCTGGAGAAGAAATAAGTTTAAAGGAACTTACATTTGGTTTAATGTTTAAATCAGGTAATGATGCAGCAATAGCTATAGCTGAAGCGTTAGGTGGTTCGGTTGAGGGATTTGCAAAAATAATGAACCATTATGCAACTGGAGTTGGCATAGTGGATTCACATTTTGAATCTCCACATGGGTTAGATAGTAATAGCCATTATTCATCAGCATATGACTTAGCTATTTTGACTGCTAAAGGAATGGAATATGATTTATTTAGAGAAATAGTAGGTTCAAAGAAAATTAGTAAAGAAAAATATAATTTTACAAGAGACTATAATAATATAAATAAGATTCTTTGGCTTATTCCAGAAGCTAATGGAGTAAAAACTGGTTATACAGGTGGTGCTGGAAAATGTCTTGTTTCATCTGTAAATCATGAAGGTAAAGACATAATTATAGTTGTATTAAATTGTCCTGATAGATGGGCACAAACACAAAAAATATATAATCACATATTAGAAACTGTTGCATTTGAAAATCACAATATTAAAGAGTTAGTTTATAAAAATTAA
- a CDS encoding DUF2953 domain-containing protein, which yields MKLFFIILIILIFIPIPLKISIYYSSDNYYVKLYKFTIISKEKLKTKKHNLNSKSKSTKTKKKNLNISSMIHKKYLIKQLYNSKYKPKINIKGTLDYSLNDAAHTAISYGILSQISPIFYFALGVLFKINKFKFNIKPLFKNKFLVKFEISSIIFISIVKIIYVLIIIFKSILYSEEVNPCIGKNYDK from the coding sequence ATGAAATTATTTTTTATTATATTAATAATACTAATTTTTATACCTATTCCATTAAAAATTAGTATTTACTATTCATCTGATAATTATTATGTAAAATTATATAAGTTTACTATAATATCAAAAGAAAAACTCAAAACTAAAAAACATAATCTAAATTCAAAATCTAAATCTACTAAAACTAAGAAAAAAAATTTAAATATTTCTAGTATGATACATAAAAAGTATTTAATTAAGCAATTATACAATTCAAAATATAAACCTAAAATAAATATAAAAGGTACTTTAGACTATAGTCTAAATGATGCTGCTCATACAGCAATATCTTATGGTATATTATCTCAAATTTCTCCTATATTTTATTTTGCTTTAGGTGTTTTATTTAAAATAAATAAATTTAAATTTAATATAAAGCCTCTATTTAAAAATAAATTTTTAGTAAAATTTGAAATTTCAAGTATAATTTTCATTTCTATTGTAAAAATTATATATGTATTGATTATTATATTTAAATCAATACTTTATTCTGAGGAGGTGAACCCCTGTATAGGGAAAAATTATGACAAATGA
- the ytfJ gene encoding GerW family sporulation protein has protein sequence MTNEQPVEKLMKSTMENLRDMIDVNTVIGDAVETRDGTYIIPVSKLSFGFASGGSEYPSSDKNSNSESSFPFGGGSGAGVSVKPVAFLVVREDGIRMIPVDQNTTYDRIVDSVPQVIDMAKDLIKEMKNKNKSDKDGNNTNIDLDITENLNTSSSDTTDD, from the coding sequence ATGACAAATGAACAACCCGTTGAAAAATTAATGAAAAGTACGATGGAAAATCTTCGAGATATGATTGATGTAAACACAGTAATAGGTGATGCTGTTGAAACACGAGATGGTACTTATATAATTCCTGTTTCAAAATTAAGTTTTGGTTTTGCTTCTGGAGGATCTGAATATCCTTCATCAGATAAAAATTCTAATAGCGAATCAAGTTTTCCTTTTGGTGGAGGAAGTGGTGCTGGTGTTTCTGTTAAACCAGTTGCATTTTTAGTTGTTAGAGAAGATGGTATAAGAATGATTCCAGTTGATCAAAATACTACATACGATAGAATTGTTGATTCAGTTCCACAAGTCATAGATATGGCAAAAGATTTAATAAAAGAAATGAAAAATAAGAATAAAAGTGACAAAGATGGTAATAATACTAATATCGATCTTGATATCACTGAAAATTTAAATACATCTTCTAGTGATACTACAGACGATTAA
- the scpB gene encoding SMC-Scp complex subunit ScpB, translated as MMEKNSTLQIQFLEEFQRKSLKSRIESLLFASGEPLTAKDLSIYIEEELKVVENTIQEMIEEYDLQERGIKLISIKGSYQLVTKPENSIYIQKLLKKSKRQSLSQASLESLSIIAYQQPITRIDIDEIRGVKSESAIQRLIERDLIKEVGRLEVPGRPILYGTTEEFLRQFGIKDLNQLPSLDFFGEDNEYESETEL; from the coding sequence ATGATGGAGAAGAATAGTACATTGCAAATTCAATTTTTAGAAGAATTTCAAAGGAAGTCTTTAAAATCTAGAATTGAATCATTGCTTTTTGCAAGTGGAGAACCATTAACAGCAAAGGATTTATCAATTTATATTGAAGAAGAACTTAAGGTTGTTGAAAATACTATACAAGAAATGATAGAAGAATATGATCTTCAAGAAAGAGGAATAAAACTTATATCTATTAAAGGTTCTTATCAATTAGTTACAAAGCCTGAAAATAGTATTTATATACAAAAGTTATTGAAAAAGAGCAAACGTCAATCATTATCACAAGCGTCATTAGAAAGTTTATCAATAATAGCATATCAACAACCTATAACAAGAATAGATATTGATGAGATAAGAGGAGTAAAATCTGAAAGTGCAATTCAAAGATTAATAGAAAGAGATCTTATTAAAGAAGTAGGAAGATTAGAAGTACCAGGAAGACCTATTTTATATGGAACAACAGAAGAATTTTTAAGACAATTTGGAATTAAGGATTTAAATCAACTTCCATCATTAGATTTTTTTGGAGAAGATAATGAATATGAATCAGAAACAGAGTTGTAA
- a CDS encoding segregation/condensation protein A — protein sequence MDFPRIKIKDFEGPFDLLLHLIKKNKMDIYNVEISKITNQYLKYIDEMKVMDLEITSEFIVVAATLIEIKSKQLLPKIKKHEDEDNEEDQEEELIQKLILYKKIKKAAGFFKDRYVNSGEVYTKKPEIIEETNLPNNDDIFKNLTLLELYNMYNNLLEIYNNKQNKSNVIQKRIYVDKYKLEDKLEYLLELIENNKVSNFYEIMNKCECKLECIVSFLALLEMVKLRKIKVYQNDNFNNILIERRANDGEE from the coding sequence ATGGATTTTCCAAGGATAAAGATAAAAGATTTCGAAGGACCATTTGATTTATTACTTCATTTAATTAAGAAGAATAAAATGGATATTTATAATGTAGAAATATCAAAAATAACAAACCAATATTTAAAATATATTGATGAGATGAAAGTTATGGATTTAGAAATAACATCAGAATTTATAGTAGTAGCAGCTACATTAATAGAGATAAAATCTAAACAGTTATTACCTAAAATTAAAAAACATGAAGATGAAGACAATGAAGAAGATCAAGAAGAAGAACTTATCCAAAAACTTATTTTATATAAAAAGATAAAAAAGGCGGCTGGATTTTTTAAAGATAGATATGTTAATTCAGGAGAAGTGTATACTAAAAAGCCAGAAATAATAGAAGAAACTAATTTACCTAATAATGATGATATATTTAAAAATTTGACACTTTTAGAATTGTATAATATGTATAATAATTTATTAGAAATATATAATAATAAACAAAATAAATCTAATGTTATTCAAAAGAGAATATATGTAGATAAATATAAACTTGAGGACAAGCTAGAATATCTTTTAGAACTTATTGAAAATAATAAAGTAAGTAATTTTTATGAAATAATGAATAAGTGTGAATGTAAATTAGAATGTATAGTTAGTTTTTTAGCTTTATTAGAAATGGTAAAATTGAGAAAAATCAAAGTATATCAAAATGATAACTTCAACAATATATTAATTGAAAGGAGAGCAAATGATGGAGAAGAATAG
- a CDS encoding D-alanyl-D-alanine carboxypeptidase family protein → MKNNIKKIISFTLVFILTVILIPIETVNATILEDEVKSDGMNIEAKSALLIEPTTGKVVYEKNTDEKFAPASVTKIMTMLLTMEAIDNGKIKLDDKVTCSENAKKMGGSTMLLDTGEVRTVEELLKGVAIASGNDAAVALAEYLAGTEGDFVTLMNKRAQELGMKNTTFKNCNGLPAEGHLSTARDISLMSIELLKHPTVLKYTGTYMDSISEGRKSPIELVNHNKLVRFFEGCDGLKTGFTNEAKYCISATAIRNGVRMLTVIMGAPTYKIRNRDAGILLNHGFSKYEGKKIVSKDEDVEKVPMDKQTDRFFMAKAKDDLTAILPKGSNGEITKKIVIDELKSEYKMGDIVGKCEVYLGEEKVGEVDIYADRDIKKGNLFDNIKYNIKNLFKKGV, encoded by the coding sequence ATGAAAAATAATATAAAAAAAATTATATCTTTTACATTAGTTTTTATTTTAACTGTTATATTAATACCAATAGAAACTGTAAATGCAACTATATTAGAAGATGAAGTAAAATCTGATGGAATGAATATAGAAGCGAAATCAGCATTATTGATTGAACCAACAACAGGAAAAGTTGTGTATGAAAAGAATACAGATGAGAAGTTTGCACCAGCATCTGTAACTAAAATCATGACAATGCTTCTTACAATGGAAGCAATAGATAATGGAAAAATTAAATTAGATGATAAAGTAACTTGTAGTGAAAATGCAAAAAAAATGGGTGGAAGTACAATGTTACTAGATACAGGTGAAGTTAGAACAGTTGAAGAATTATTAAAAGGTGTTGCTATAGCATCTGGAAATGATGCAGCTGTTGCTTTAGCGGAATATTTAGCAGGAACGGAAGGGGATTTTGTTACACTAATGAACAAAAGAGCCCAAGAACTTGGAATGAAAAATACAACATTTAAAAATTGTAATGGACTCCCAGCAGAGGGGCATCTATCAACAGCACGTGATATATCATTAATGTCTATTGAATTATTAAAACATCCAACTGTACTAAAATATACAGGGACTTATATGGACTCTATTTCAGAAGGAAGAAAATCACCAATAGAACTAGTAAATCATAATAAATTAGTTAGATTTTTTGAAGGTTGTGATGGATTAAAAACTGGTTTTACAAATGAGGCTAAATATTGTATTTCTGCAACTGCAATTAGAAATGGAGTAAGAATGCTTACAGTAATAATGGGAGCACCAACTTATAAAATAAGAAATAGAGATGCAGGAATACTATTGAATCATGGATTTTCTAAATATGAGGGCAAAAAGATAGTTTCTAAAGATGAAGATGTAGAAAAAGTTCCTATGGATAAACAAACAGATAGATTCTTTATGGCAAAGGCAAAAGATGATTTAACAGCAATATTACCTAAAGGAAGTAATGGAGAAATAACAAAGAAAATAGTTATTGATGAATTAAAATCCGAATATAAAATGGGAGATATAGTTGGAAAATGTGAAGTCTATTTAGGTGAAGAAAAAGTAGGGGAAGTAGATATTTATGCTGATAGAGATATAAAGAAAGGCAATTTATTTGATAATATAAAATATAATATAAAAAATTTATTTAAAAAAGGAGTATAA
- a CDS encoding tyrosine-type recombinase/integrase: MVDSINDYKEYLFDSGKSENTIYAYVTDVTLYLKFLDKKGIDVYKSDKLTVMAYIQHLLESGKSERSVNRIVISLRSFYSYLKSQSLISEVPKIEYKSSKNSRKLPQILTVDEVDKIIKTVEKDCPKGIRDNALLELMYATGMKVSELISLNVDDVNLELHFVRCTDSKNYERLIPIGRSACKALNEYLSMRYKIAQCGVPNLFVNLNGNKLTRQGIWRIVKEYSKKARIDKDVNLNTFRHSFAVHLLQNGANVRAVQKLLGNQVLTYMDTYYEIINNDKINFIYMNTHPRA; this comes from the coding sequence ATGGTAGATAGTATAAATGACTATAAGGAATATTTATTTGATAGTGGAAAAAGTGAAAATACTATATATGCTTATGTAACAGATGTGACATTATATCTTAAGTTTTTAGATAAAAAAGGTATAGATGTTTATAAAAGTGATAAATTAACAGTTATGGCATATATTCAGCATTTATTAGAATCAGGAAAATCTGAAAGATCTGTAAACAGAATAGTTATAAGTCTTAGAAGTTTTTACTCTTATTTAAAAAGTCAATCATTAATAAGTGAGGTACCAAAGATAGAATATAAAAGTTCTAAAAATAGTAGAAAGTTACCGCAAATTTTAACTGTAGATGAAGTGGATAAAATAATTAAAACAGTAGAGAAAGATTGTCCAAAGGGAATTAGAGATAATGCATTATTAGAGCTTATGTATGCTACAGGAATGAAAGTATCTGAATTAATATCTTTAAATGTAGATGATGTAAACTTAGAATTACACTTTGTAAGATGTACAGATAGTAAAAATTATGAAAGATTAATACCAATAGGTAGAAGTGCTTGTAAAGCATTAAATGAATACCTTAGTATGAGATATAAAATAGCTCAATGTGGAGTTCCTAATTTATTTGTTAATTTAAATGGAAATAAATTAACAAGGCAAGGGATTTGGAGAATAGTTAAAGAATATTCTAAAAAAGCTCGTATAGATAAAGATGTAAATTTAAATACTTTTAGACATTCATTTGCAGTACATTTACTTCAAAATGGTGCAAATGTAAGAGCAGTACAAAAGTTACTTGGAAATCAAGTATTAACATATATGGATACTTATTATGAAATTATTAATAATGATAAAATAAATTTTATATATATGAATACTCATCCTAGAGCTTGA
- the spoIIM gene encoding stage II sporulation protein M, with amino-acid sequence MVNYMVNKLGRTFEDKKVYFFMVLIMFCIGISFGLYVVKYMSESNRSDLLNYFSSFTSSIGDTPINYENLLINVIKKNMFLIIPIFLFGFTFFGIPFILILDMFKGFTLGYTFTFIITTFQGKGIGLALVSVIPQNLIYIPCFIALSVIALAISSQKFKSRFFKRTNLNDPFFNTLGNKLIVIFGLFILAAIIETYVSPNFIKFVVTKFY; translated from the coding sequence GTGGTGAATTATATGGTTAATAAGCTTGGTCGAACCTTTGAGGATAAGAAAGTATATTTTTTTATGGTATTAATAATGTTTTGCATAGGTATATCTTTTGGGCTTTATGTAGTAAAGTACATGAGCGAATCTAATCGAAGTGATTTGTTAAATTATTTTTCGAGTTTTACATCATCAATAGGTGACACACCTATTAATTATGAAAATTTGTTAATTAATGTTATAAAAAAGAATATGTTTCTAATTATACCTATATTCTTGTTTGGTTTTACTTTTTTTGGAATACCATTCATATTAATTTTAGATATGTTTAAAGGATTTACGTTGGGATATACTTTTACGTTTATTATAACAACTTTTCAGGGTAAAGGTATTGGACTAGCTTTAGTATCTGTGATTCCTCAAAATTTAATCTATATTCCTTGTTTTATAGCATTAAGTGTTATAGCATTAGCTATATCAAGTCAAAAATTTAAAAGTAGGTTTTTTAAAAGAACTAATTTAAATGATCCTTTTTTTAATACATTAGGAAATAAATTAATTGTGATATTTGGATTATTTATATTAGCAGCTATTATAGAAACTTATGTGTCACCTAATTTTATAAAATTTGTGGTTACTAAATTTTATTAG
- a CDS encoding alpha-amylase — MLCIILAIILFVAIGGIMYLKLKQDQDIDEFYTEDKKISDRNVIQNNETMMQYFEWYYPNDGSLWIKVKENSKELSEKGITALWLPPAYKAVNGINDVGYGAYDLYDLGEFDQKGTIRTKYGTKAQYLDAINEAHNNNIKIYADTVFNHKAGADDSELVKAQLVDSNNRNNIISEEKDIKAFTVFNFPGRNEKYSSYKWSAKDFDGVDFDDSTKQNGIYKFVGKEWEQDVDNENGNFDFLMCADLDIDSRDVVEELKRWGIWCIDQCNVDGFRLDAIKHIKFDFFTEWINYIRSKKGEHIFAVGEYWCGDINKLKYYISKSQNVMSLFDAPLHYKFFDASNQEENFDLRTLMQNTLLEYDEKISVTFVDNHDTEPGQSLESWVKPWFKLIAYTFILTRNEGYPCVFYGDYYGIPEKGFKGFKSQLDIILKVRKEYAYGEQCDYFDDKNLIGWTRQGDLQHINSGIAVLISNSNEGTKKMFVGANNVNTTFVDITGNYREEVIIDNDGNGIFKVNNRSYSIWIKK, encoded by the coding sequence ATGTTATGTATTATTTTGGCAATAATATTATTTGTAGCAATAGGAGGAATAATGTATTTAAAATTAAAACAAGATCAAGACATAGATGAATTCTATACAGAAGATAAAAAAATAAGTGATAGAAATGTTATACAAAATAATGAAACTATGATGCAGTATTTTGAATGGTATTATCCTAATGATGGTTCATTGTGGATTAAAGTAAAAGAAAATTCTAAAGAGTTAAGTGAAAAGGGAATTACTGCTTTATGGCTTCCACCAGCATATAAAGCAGTAAATGGAATTAATGATGTAGGGTATGGAGCTTATGATTTATATGATTTAGGAGAATTTGATCAAAAAGGAACTATAAGGACTAAATATGGTACAAAAGCCCAATATTTAGATGCCATAAATGAAGCACATAATAATAATATAAAAATATATGCAGATACTGTATTTAATCATAAAGCTGGTGCTGATGATAGTGAATTAGTAAAGGCTCAATTAGTAGATAGTAATAATAGAAATAATATTATAAGTGAAGAAAAAGATATAAAGGCATTTACTGTATTTAATTTTCCAGGTAGAAATGAAAAATATTCTTCATATAAGTGGAGTGCAAAAGATTTTGATGGAGTTGATTTTGATGATTCGACAAAACAAAATGGTATATATAAATTTGTTGGTAAAGAGTGGGAACAAGATGTAGATAACGAAAATGGAAACTTTGATTTTTTAATGTGTGCAGATTTAGATATAGATAGTAGAGATGTTGTAGAAGAACTTAAAAGATGGGGAATTTGGTGTATAGACCAATGTAATGTAGATGGTTTTAGATTAGATGCAATTAAACATATAAAATTTGACTTTTTTACAGAATGGATTAATTATATTAGAAGTAAAAAAGGTGAACATATATTTGCTGTTGGAGAATATTGGTGTGGTGATATAAATAAATTAAAATATTATATAAGTAAATCTCAAAATGTAATGTCATTGTTTGATGCTCCACTTCATTATAAATTTTTTGATGCAAGTAATCAGGAAGAAAATTTTGATTTAAGAACTTTAATGCAAAACACTTTATTAGAATACGATGAAAAAATTTCAGTAACTTTTGTTGATAATCATGATACTGAACCAGGACAGTCACTTGAATCTTGGGTAAAACCTTGGTTTAAATTAATAGCATATACTTTTATATTAACAAGAAATGAAGGATATCCATGTGTATTTTATGGTGATTATTATGGAATTCCTGAAAAGGGATTTAAAGGTTTTAAATCTCAATTAGATATTATTTTAAAAGTTAGAAAAGAATATGCTTATGGTGAACAATGTGATTATTTTGATGATAAAAATTTAATTGGATGGACTAGACAAGGAGATTTACAACATATTAATTCAGGTATAGCTGTATTAATAAGTAATAGTAATGAAGGAACTAAAAAAATGTTTGTAGGAGCTAATAATGTTAATACTACTTTTGTTGATATAACAGGAAATTATAGAGAAGAAGTTATTATAGACAATGATGGAAACGGTATTTTTAAAGTAAATAATAGATCATATTCTATTTGGATAAAAAAATAA
- the tnpA gene encoding IS200/IS605 family transposase: MEEYNKRSHTVYDIKYHVIWVTKYRYKVLNKHISSRLRELIRQGCEARQITIVRGSIGKDHVHMLLGCSPSIAPSKIVQYLKGRSSRLIQDEFPELKKRYWGQHLWARGYFCATVGSVTEETIKRYIESQELNNNENIFKIEE; the protein is encoded by the coding sequence ATGGAGGAATATAATAAAAGAAGTCATACGGTATATGATATAAAATATCATGTAATATGGGTAACAAAATATAGATATAAAGTATTAAATAAGCATATATCATCTAGATTAAGAGAATTAATAAGACAAGGCTGTGAAGCAAGGCAAATTACAATTGTTAGAGGAAGTATTGGAAAAGATCATGTGCATATGCTTTTGGGATGTTCTCCGAGCATCGCTCCCAGTAAAATTGTGCAATATTTGAAAGGTAGATCATCAAGATTAATACAAGATGAATTTCCAGAATTAAAAAAGAGATACTGGGGGCAGCATTTATGGGCACGAGGATACTTTTGTGCAACAGTTGGAAGTGTTACAGAAGAAACAATAAAAAGATATATAGAAAGTCAAGAACTTAATAATAACGAAAATATATTTAAGATAGAAGAATGA
- a CDS encoding iduronate sulfatase: MDINNLIQNFGFPVTCCVVMGFFIYKMWDKISLTLDKVTQTNQELVLTNKSLISNMDTKITVIENKIDEISKKI; encoded by the coding sequence ATGGATATAAACAATTTAATACAAAACTTTGGATTTCCTGTTACCTGTTGTGTGGTAATGGGATTTTTTATTTATAAAATGTGGGATAAAATATCTTTAACTTTAGATAAAGTAACACAAACTAATCAAGAATTAGTATTAACAAATAAATCTTTAATATCTAATATGGATACTAAAATAACTGTTATTGAAAATAAGATAGATGAAATTTCTAAAAAAATTTAA